In Mastigocladopsis repens PCC 10914, a single window of DNA contains:
- a CDS encoding prolipoprotein diacylglyceryl transferase produces the protein MTFPVYFWLGSLRIHPHVLFESLAYAVALRLVLRNVRRDWVEAEQGTSIIVAGMMGALLGAKMLAWLQHIDLLWQYPQQLLLLLLQGKTVVGVLLGGVIGVEITKKILGVNRSTGDVFVYPLIVGTAIGRIGCFLTGLSDQTYGIPTSLPWGVDFGDGIPRHPTQLYEIIFLIILMIFLHLRSRYQRQEGDLFKFYLISYLGFRFLIDFMKPDFRSLLGLSAIQIACLISLFCYRRNIPKMFQIR, from the coding sequence ATGACTTTTCCCGTATATTTTTGGTTAGGTTCGCTGCGGATTCACCCTCATGTTTTGTTTGAGTCTTTGGCTTATGCTGTGGCGTTACGTTTAGTATTGCGTAACGTTCGCAGGGATTGGGTTGAAGCAGAACAGGGTACTTCCATAATTGTTGCTGGTATGATGGGTGCCCTGCTGGGCGCTAAAATGCTGGCTTGGCTGCAACATATTGATTTACTCTGGCAATATCCTCAGCAATTACTATTACTTTTACTACAAGGAAAAACAGTAGTAGGGGTGCTGTTGGGGGGTGTTATTGGTGTGGAAATTACCAAAAAAATTCTTGGTGTCAATCGTTCTACTGGTGATGTATTTGTTTATCCTTTAATTGTGGGAACGGCTATTGGTAGAATTGGTTGCTTTCTTACAGGATTAAGCGACCAAACCTACGGAATTCCTACATCATTACCTTGGGGAGTTGATTTTGGTGATGGAATTCCTCGCCATCCTACGCAACTGTATGAAATTATATTTCTAATCATTTTAATGATATTTTTACACCTTCGTAGTCGTTATCAACGACAAGAGGGCGATTTATTTAAATTTTATTTAATTTCATATTTAGGGTTTCGTTTTTTGATAGATTTTATGAAACCTGATTTTCGTTCTTTGTTAGGACTAAGTGCGATTCAAATTGCTTGTTTAATCTCTCTTTTTTGTTATCGCCGCAACATTCCAAAAATGTTCCAAATACGATAA
- a CDS encoding IS5/IS1182 family transposase, whose protein sequence is MYFYQTIVGSLFEHIQHHPLDAQRLIGLKYEQLEQLLEQAREVHNQKQVSSESKKVRIIAGGGGRRPKLSLEEQIILTLTYLRHLTTFQLLGIQFGVSETTANDTFNYWFPILGELLPPSLLEQVKKNSSDYQVVQEILTEFELIVDSYEQPRERPGEYEEQKEYYSGKKKNHTMKNQIIVLPEGKDIIDVVAGKPGTKSDINLFREHQKGFDPNQRFHGDKAYAGEESIKTPTKKPKKQELTPEQKERNKELAKERIFVEHLIRVVKIFRVAQERFRLNPNKYEQIIMTICGLVRLRLGTLVFSS, encoded by the coding sequence ATGTATTTTTACCAAACTATTGTGGGTTCTCTATTTGAGCATATTCAACATCATCCTCTAGATGCACAGCGTTTAATTGGTCTCAAGTATGAGCAATTAGAGCAACTTTTAGAACAAGCGAGAGAGGTGCATAACCAAAAACAAGTATCATCTGAGTCTAAAAAGGTAAGAATTATTGCGGGTGGAGGAGGTCGCAGACCTAAACTGTCGTTGGAAGAGCAAATAATTTTAACTTTGACATATCTCAGACATTTAACAACATTTCAATTGCTGGGCATCCAATTTGGGGTAAGTGAGACAACTGCAAACGATACATTCAATTATTGGTTTCCAATTCTAGGAGAATTATTACCACCAAGCCTACTTGAGCAGGTAAAAAAAAACTCAAGTGACTACCAAGTTGTTCAAGAAATTTTAACCGAGTTTGAGCTAATAGTAGATAGCTATGAACAGCCAAGAGAGCGGCCTGGGGAATATGAAGAGCAAAAAGAATATTACTCTGGCAAAAAGAAAAACCATACTATGAAAAATCAAATTATCGTTTTACCTGAGGGGAAAGATATTATTGATGTAGTAGCAGGAAAACCAGGAACAAAAAGTGACATCAATTTATTTCGGGAACATCAAAAAGGATTTGACCCCAATCAGAGGTTTCATGGTGACAAAGCATACGCAGGAGAAGAATCAATCAAGACCCCAACGAAAAAGCCAAAAAAACAAGAATTAACTCCGGAACAAAAAGAACGAAATAAAGAATTGGCCAAGGAACGAATATTTGTTGAACATTTAATTCGTGTCGTGAAAATATTCCGAGTAGCCCAAGAACGGTTTCGGTTAAATCCTAATAAATATGAACAAATAATTATGACTATTTGTGGACTTGTAAGACTCCGACTTGGAACCTTAGTTTTCTCATCATAA
- a CDS encoding MAPEG family protein: MTQDAIFSPFFATVFLTLLVWVYMYIRRISFITSRKMRSQDLTVPGTLAQISPPNVSNPSDNLKNLFEIPVLFYALVLYLFITKQVDTVYVNAAWVFVVFRVLHSAVH, encoded by the coding sequence ATGACGCAAGATGCAATCTTCAGTCCATTCTTTGCAACAGTGTTTCTGACACTCCTGGTTTGGGTATATATGTACATCCGCCGTATTAGTTTCATTACAAGTAGAAAGATGCGCTCGCAGGATCTTACTGTACCTGGCACACTGGCGCAGATTTCGCCACCAAACGTATCCAATCCATCCGATAACCTCAAGAACCTGTTTGAGATCCCAGTACTTTTTTATGCACTCGTTCTATACCTGTTCATCACAAAGCAGGTGGATACAGTGTATGTGAACGCTGCGTGGGTCTTTGTTGTATTTCGCGTATTGCATAGCGCTGTCCATTAG
- a CDS encoding D-alanyl-D-alanine carboxypeptidase family protein — protein MKRFFKNAFFYILIAFISFALVASQAITRHMVMANIQNTANCLIAPSVDDRNLIINCTNLPQRVISPTPNLPPIPNPNLTDKERFLAAITGHLPTIPAPNTFEYILLRAYGAVFINQKPEIKLPPKVVFNNEQETKQFQSTLTLSKVNGTSNCYLQKSAADALNIAMQVQIPLKSGYGASDCTRSFATNLRFWQKYANRNTLEQVQLGKETKILGVVAPPGTSQHLWGLAVDLRVSNEVQKQALNKNGWYRTVEYDTLHWTYVGLPPERLTQFGFQNKVVGGINYWITPL, from the coding sequence ATGAAACGCTTTTTTAAAAATGCCTTTTTTTACATTCTAATTGCTTTTATTTCTTTTGCATTAGTGGCTAGTCAAGCAATCACACGCCATATGGTCATGGCAAATATTCAAAATACAGCAAATTGTCTAATTGCTCCTTCTGTGGACGATAGAAACTTAATTATAAATTGTACAAATCTTCCTCAACGAGTCATATCTCCCACTCCAAACCTACCTCCAATTCCCAACCCGAATTTGACTGACAAAGAGCGGTTTTTGGCAGCAATTACAGGTCATTTACCAACAATTCCTGCTCCTAACACATTTGAATACATATTACTGCGAGCATATGGTGCAGTTTTCATCAATCAAAAACCTGAAATTAAACTACCGCCAAAAGTTGTATTTAATAACGAGCAGGAAACAAAACAGTTTCAATCTACTCTAACACTGAGTAAAGTAAATGGTACAAGTAACTGTTATTTACAAAAGTCAGCGGCAGATGCTTTAAATATAGCAATGCAAGTACAAATTCCTCTAAAATCAGGTTATGGCGCTAGTGATTGTACTCGCAGTTTTGCTACCAATTTAAGATTTTGGCAGAAATACGCAAACAGAAATACTTTAGAACAAGTGCAGCTGGGTAAGGAAACAAAAATTCTTGGTGTTGTTGCACCTCCAGGCACATCACAACATCTTTGGGGACTAGCAGTTGATTTAAGAGTATCAAATGAAGTGCAGAAACAAGCTCTTAATAAAAATGGTTGGTATCGGACTGTAGAATATGATACGCTTCACTGGACTTATGTCGGTTTACCACCAGAAAGATTGACCCAATTTGGTTTTCAAAATAAAGTTGTTGGGGGAATTAACTATTGGATAACACCTCTTTAG
- a CDS encoding TIGR04376 family protein, with the protein MGLFDDFSRFLENRLEEFLRNNPHLELEALLEQLREQEEDTLKLIADLQLQEKRSQEQVLSTAQEIQRWHIRVEKAKAANRQDLAAAAGQREAALLREGNQQWGQMQGVKERITQAKELLRKIQQRRQEVQAKATEAQTARAQAQAQQRLETSGWDARSSYSGGYDDLEEKFRRWETQDELEQMKRNMGK; encoded by the coding sequence GTGGGCTTATTTGACGATTTTAGTCGGTTTCTGGAAAACCGCTTGGAAGAATTCTTGCGTAATAATCCGCATTTGGAGTTGGAAGCGTTGTTAGAACAGCTGCGTGAGCAAGAGGAAGACACTTTAAAGCTCATTGCAGATTTACAATTGCAGGAGAAGCGATCGCAAGAGCAAGTTCTGTCTACTGCTCAAGAAATCCAAAGGTGGCATATCCGTGTAGAAAAGGCAAAAGCCGCTAATAGACAGGATTTAGCGGCTGCTGCTGGACAGCGAGAAGCTGCACTGTTGCGTGAAGGAAATCAGCAATGGGGACAGATGCAAGGGGTGAAAGAACGCATTACCCAAGCTAAGGAGCTATTACGGAAAATACAACAACGGCGACAGGAAGTCCAAGCCAAAGCAACTGAAGCACAAACGGCGCGTGCTCAAGCTCAAGCCCAGCAACGCTTGGAGACTAGCGGCTGGGATGCTAGGAGCAGTTATTCTGGTGGGTATGACGATTTAGAGGAGAAGTTTCGCCGGTGGGAAACTCAAGACGAGTTGGAACAAATGAAGCGAAATATGGGGAAATAG